In the Gossypium raimondii isolate GPD5lz chromosome 9, ASM2569854v1, whole genome shotgun sequence genome, one interval contains:
- the LOC105797422 gene encoding probable leucine-rich repeat receptor-like protein kinase At1g35710: MWPGVRCSATGSVIEIDLSGHRLNGSITPQIGALSKLKCLNLSSNNLRGELPSSLGNLTQLAVLDVSYNEIHSIPLEIEKMENLVSSIIPLQIRNLKKLMTLHFGNCQLYGSIPPNIGKLKSLVNLHLSSNMLVGPIPSSVNKLTNLASLVLDDNQLNGSIPQEIGRLTNLVTLDLSSNMLVGPIPQNLGKLSRLESFSLYQNKINGSMPLEIRNLGKLSYIDLSYNNLSGQIPSFLGLLSSFSSLRLDSNLFEGFIPSDIGKIKKSR, encoded by the exons ATGTGGCCTGGTGTCAGATGCAGTGCAACTGGAAGTGTCATCGAGATTGATCTTAGTGGCCATCGTCTAAATGGGAGTATAACGCCTCAAATAGGTGCACTTTCGAAACTCAAGTGCCTCAACCTGTCCTCAAATAATCTTAGAGGTGAGCTACCTTCTTCACTTGGAAACCTTACTCAATTGGCAGTGCTTGATGTTTCTTATAATGAAATTCATTCCATTCCCTTGGAAATCGAGAAGATGGAGAATCTTGTTTCG AGCATCATCCCTCTCCAAATACGGAACCTGAAAAAGCTAATGACTCTCCATTTCGGAAACTGCCAGCTCTACGGTTCCATTCCACCAAATATTGGAAAGCTGAAGAGTTTGGTTAATCTCCATCTCTCAAGCAACATGCTTGTTGGTCCAATCCCATCTTCTgtcaacaagttaaccaatctTGCATCGTTGGTTCTTGATGACAACCAACTTAACGGATCCATTCCACAAGAAATTGGGAGACTGACAAATTTGGTTACATTGGATCTATCTTCTAATATGCTTGTTGGTCCAATCCCACAAAATTTGGGTAAGTTATCCAGACTGGAATCGTTCTCtctttatcaaaataaaataaatggttccATGCCATTAGAAATTAGAAATCTTGGGAAGTTGTCTTACATAGATCTTAGTTACAATAACTTGAGTGGTCAAATCCCTTCATTTCTAGGTCTTTTATCCAGCTTTAGTAGTTTGCGGCTTGACTCAAATCTTTTTGAAGGTTTCATTCCATCAGatattggaaaaattaaaaaatctcgCTGA